In Planctomycetota bacterium, one DNA window encodes the following:
- a CDS encoding 3-dehydroquinate synthase family protein, translated as MKEVRHPASRIFIWPGIHAEVGETLRVLAPEARHAFILTDRKCIPIAKRVALSLIQAGVGVSGYAMYPGERRKTLQTAAGAAAKMLRTNTDRTSVFVTVGGGVVAELGGFVASAYQEGLRLFHVPTTLVAQVDAAIGSTAGVNVGDGRNVLSVSHAATAVFVDPTLLETLPRPEYLAGLAEVVKYGMVREADVLAELEEGREGIESRNPALLEEIVARCVAIKAAVEEAARGAPGVRAVLEYGRTVGRALEAAGSFRKIRSGDAQAVGMEAEAFMAWRLGVAPPGVLRAQNRILRLLDLPTRVRGLAPEKVLEAMRLNRGNPGARLNLALPRRVGEAGPGIEVPVEVAEEALRFVILPGRRIRAARPLSEMELPAADPAN; from the coding sequence ATGAAGGAAGTCCGCCACCCGGCGTCCCGGATTTTCATCTGGCCGGGAATTCATGCGGAAGTGGGGGAGACCCTCCGCGTCCTGGCCCCCGAAGCGCGGCACGCCTTCATCCTCACGGATCGCAAGTGCATCCCGATCGCCAAGCGGGTGGCGCTCAGCCTCATCCAGGCCGGCGTCGGCGTGTCCGGCTACGCGATGTATCCGGGCGAGCGCCGGAAGACGCTCCAGACCGCCGCCGGGGCCGCCGCCAAGATGCTCCGGACGAATACGGACCGGACGAGCGTCTTCGTCACGGTGGGCGGCGGCGTCGTCGCCGAACTGGGCGGCTTCGTCGCCTCCGCCTACCAGGAAGGCCTGCGGCTCTTCCACGTTCCCACCACGCTCGTGGCCCAGGTGGACGCCGCCATCGGCTCCACGGCCGGCGTCAACGTCGGGGACGGGCGGAATGTGCTTTCGGTTTCACACGCCGCGACGGCGGTCTTCGTCGACCCGACGCTTTTGGAAACGCTGCCCCGGCCGGAGTACCTGGCCGGACTGGCCGAAGTCGTCAAGTACGGCATGGTCCGTGAAGCGGATGTGCTGGCGGAACTCGAGGAGGGCCGTGAGGGGATCGAGTCGCGGAACCCGGCGCTTCTGGAGGAGATCGTGGCCCGCTGCGTGGCGATCAAGGCGGCCGTGGAGGAGGCGGCCCGGGGGGCGCCGGGCGTGAGGGCGGTCCTGGAATACGGCCGAACGGTCGGCCGGGCGCTCGAGGCGGCGGGATCGTTCCGGAAGATCCGGTCGGGAGACGCGCAGGCCGTCGGCATGGAGGCCGAAGCGTTCATGGCCTGGCGGCTGGGGGTCGCGCCTCCGGGCGTCCTGCGGGCGCAGAACCGCATCCTCCGGCTCCTGGACCTGCCCACGCGCGTGCGGGGGCTCGCCCCCGAAAAGGTGCTCGAAGCGATGCGGCTGAACCGGGGGAATCCGGGCGCGCGCCTGAACCTCGCGCTTCCCCGGCGGGTGGGGGAGGCCGGCCCCGGGATCGAGGTTCCCGTGGAGGTCGCGGAGGAAGCGCTTCGCTTCGTGATCCTCCCCGGCCGCCGCATCCGGGCGGCCCGGCCCCTTTCGGAGATGGAGCTGCCCGCGGCGGATCCCGCGAACTGA
- a CDS encoding metalloregulator ArsR/SmtB family transcription factor — MARPPGRWGLKAKLFRGLADLSRLTILEALREGPRTVSQVVARTGMSQPRASMHLDCLWCCGLVDREAVGRYTVYRLRSRKVLRMLEAADALLGDVRERVRECARYEERKARL; from the coding sequence ATGGCGCGGCCGCCGGGGCGGTGGGGACTGAAGGCCAAGCTCTTCCGGGGACTGGCGGACCTTTCGAGGCTCACGATCCTCGAGGCGCTCCGGGAGGGCCCGCGGACCGTCTCCCAGGTCGTGGCGCGCACCGGCATGAGCCAGCCGCGCGCTTCGATGCATCTCGATTGCCTCTGGTGCTGCGGCCTCGTGGACCGCGAGGCGGTCGGACGCTACACCGTCTACCGGCTCCGGTCGCGGAAGGTCCTGCGCATGCTGGAGGCCGCCGACGCCCTCCTGGGCGACGTGCGCGAGCGCGTCCGCGAGTGCGCGCGCTACGAGGAAAGGAAGGCCCGGCTGTGA
- a CDS encoding lysophospholipid acyltransferase family protein — translation MLVRLVRFMLYIWMRIFHGLQFHGLENIPRQGPVIIAANHPSYFDPVVLSLATERHIRFFALAELLRIPLIGWFLRQWGILPVYRGGDNEPTVQKALRILQRGGAIGIFPEGRRSFQWLMGEPKPGVGRLAVQSGARIVPCVIYGTWKAWPHLTALPHPAKVVVDFLPPIEVAPEDTRENHERIARRIRDLIVAEQLKHRVGPAPSGAFREAPDY, via the coding sequence ATGCTGGTCCGCCTGGTCCGCTTCATGCTCTACATCTGGATGCGGATCTTCCACGGCCTTCAGTTTCACGGACTGGAGAACATCCCCCGCCAAGGTCCTGTCATCATCGCGGCCAACCATCCGAGTTATTTCGACCCCGTGGTGCTTTCCCTCGCCACGGAGCGGCACATCCGCTTCTTCGCGCTGGCCGAGCTTCTGAGGATCCCGCTGATCGGGTGGTTTCTCCGGCAGTGGGGAATCCTCCCCGTCTACCGCGGAGGAGACAACGAACCCACCGTCCAGAAGGCGCTCCGAATCCTCCAGCGGGGCGGAGCCATCGGGATCTTCCCCGAGGGCCGCCGGTCCTTCCAGTGGCTCATGGGCGAGCCCAAGCCGGGGGTTGGCCGACTCGCCGTCCAGTCCGGAGCCCGCATCGTCCCGTGCGTCATCTATGGAACCTGGAAGGCCTGGCCGCACCTGACGGCCCTTCCCCACCCCGCCAAGGTCGTCGTGGACTTCCTGCCGCCGATCGAGGTCGCGCCCGAAGACACCCGCGAGAACCACGAGCGGATCGCCCGCCGCATCCGCGACCTCATCGTGGCCGAGCAGCTCAAGCATCGCGTGGGGCCCGCTCCGTCCGGCGCCTTCCGCGAAGCGCCGGACTACTGA
- a CDS encoding PQQ-binding-like beta-propeller repeat protein, which translates to MKLGMLGVILAAAPWTALRENNTWPEFRGPSGTGHSDAQGLPREWSESKNVVWKTPIHGRGWSSPVVWGRQIWLTTATPDGKELSVLCVDRDSGKILIDSIIFEVARPDELWRKYNSYASPTPVIEEGRVYVNFGSYGTACLDTATGKALWTRRDLPCNHWRGAGSSPILHKDLLIIPFDGYDVQYVVALDKTTGKTVWKADRTHDFGTDDGDLKKSFSTPIVIEAGGRTQLVTVAAKAAVALDPATGRELWRVRYPNHSSGTRPLFGHGRVYVTNGSAPAQLLAIRPDGTGDVTSTHVDWSWNRGVGQKPSPLLVGDLLFLLYDVGGLVTCVDARTGAEVWKQRIGGRHSASPLFADGRVYVFGEDGVSVAFEPAREYKEVARNRLAAGCMATPAIVGKAFYVRTETHLYRLEER; encoded by the coding sequence ATGAAGCTCGGAATGCTCGGCGTGATCCTCGCGGCCGCGCCGTGGACGGCGCTCCGCGAAAACAACACGTGGCCCGAGTTTCGCGGGCCTTCCGGAACCGGCCATTCGGACGCCCAGGGCCTTCCGCGCGAGTGGAGCGAGTCGAAGAACGTCGTCTGGAAAACCCCCATCCACGGGCGCGGCTGGTCGTCGCCGGTCGTCTGGGGCCGGCAGATCTGGCTGACCACCGCCACGCCCGACGGGAAGGAGCTCTCGGTCCTCTGCGTGGATCGCGATTCCGGAAAAATCCTCATCGACTCGATAATCTTCGAGGTCGCCCGGCCCGACGAGCTCTGGCGGAAGTACAACAGCTACGCTTCTCCCACGCCCGTGATCGAGGAAGGGCGCGTCTATGTGAATTTCGGGAGCTACGGAACGGCCTGCCTGGATACGGCCACGGGGAAGGCGCTCTGGACGCGGCGCGACCTGCCGTGCAACCACTGGCGCGGCGCGGGGTCCTCTCCGATCCTGCACAAAGATTTGCTCATCATCCCGTTCGACGGGTACGACGTCCAGTACGTCGTGGCCCTCGACAAGACCACCGGAAAAACCGTGTGGAAGGCCGACCGCACCCACGATTTCGGCACCGACGACGGAGATCTCAAGAAGTCGTTCTCGACGCCGATCGTGATCGAGGCCGGAGGCAGGACGCAGCTCGTCACGGTGGCCGCCAAGGCCGCCGTCGCGCTGGATCCCGCGACGGGCCGTGAACTCTGGAGGGTGCGCTATCCGAACCACTCTTCGGGAACGCGGCCGCTCTTCGGCCATGGCCGGGTGTACGTGACCAACGGCTCGGCGCCGGCTCAACTACTGGCGATCCGGCCGGACGGGACCGGCGACGTGACCTCGACCCACGTGGACTGGTCGTGGAACCGCGGCGTGGGCCAGAAGCCCTCGCCGCTCCTGGTGGGGGATCTCCTCTTCCTCCTTTACGACGTGGGAGGCCTGGTGACGTGCGTGGACGCGCGGACGGGCGCGGAGGTCTGGAAGCAGCGCATCGGCGGGCGGCACTCCGCCTCGCCTCTTTTCGCCGACGGCCGGGTGTACGTCTTCGGCGAGGACGGGGTCTCCGTGGCGTTCGAGCCCGCGCGGGAGTACAAGGAGGTGGCGCGGAACCGGCTCGCCGCCGGCTGCATGGCCACGCCCGCGATCGTCGGGAAGGCTTTCTACGTGCGGACCGAGACGCACCTCTACCGCCTGGAAGAGCGCTGA
- a CDS encoding 3-oxoacyl-ACP reductase family protein, translated as MGLELFRLDGKTAWVTGGARGLGREMAEALASAGAALIVTSRSAASAEAAARDLAGRHKIRALGLGADVTRAEDVRSVVERAEREFGGIDILVNNAGINVRKPTVELSPEEWNSVLETNLTGAFVCTKATAPGMIRKRWGRIIHVSSILGLVGVAGRPAYAASKGGLILLARTQALELAPHGVTVNALCPGPFPTDMNKPLLEDPAKYRDFAARIPLGRWGELSEIHGAVIFLASPAASFVTGIALPVDGGWTAQ; from the coding sequence ATGGGACTGGAGCTTTTCCGCCTGGACGGGAAAACCGCCTGGGTGACGGGCGGGGCCCGCGGGCTGGGCCGCGAGATGGCCGAGGCGCTTGCGTCGGCCGGCGCGGCGCTGATCGTCACCAGCCGCTCCGCGGCCTCGGCCGAGGCGGCCGCCCGCGATCTCGCCGGGCGTCACAAGATCCGCGCCCTCGGCCTGGGCGCCGACGTCACCCGCGCCGAGGACGTCCGTTCGGTCGTCGAACGCGCCGAGCGCGAATTCGGCGGCATCGACATCCTCGTCAACAACGCCGGCATCAACGTCCGCAAGCCCACGGTGGAGCTTTCTCCCGAAGAATGGAATTCCGTCCTGGAGACGAACCTCACGGGAGCCTTTGTCTGCACGAAGGCGACCGCTCCCGGAATGATCCGCAAGCGTTGGGGCCGGATCATCCACGTCTCTTCGATCCTGGGGCTGGTGGGGGTGGCCGGTCGGCCCGCCTACGCGGCCTCCAAGGGCGGGCTGATCCTCCTGGCGCGCACGCAGGCGCTGGAGCTAGCCCCGCACGGAGTCACGGTGAACGCCCTGTGTCCGGGTCCGTTTCCCACGGACATGAACAAACCCCTCCTCGAGGATCCCGCCAAGTACAGGGACTTTGCGGCGCGGATCCCCCTCGGGCGCTGGGGGGAGCTCTCGGAGATCCACGGGGCGGTGATCTTCCTGGCCTCGCCCGCCGCCAGTTTCGTCACCGGGATCGCCCTGCCCGTGGATGGCGGCTGGACGGCCCAGTAG
- a CDS encoding NUDIX domain-containing protein: MKQSAGTLLYRRGKEGLEVLLVHPSGAYNRNAPWSIPKGVPDEGETLEEAARRETFEETGVRAAGTLTPLGHVDYAKSRKRIFAFAAEAPPDAAPRPASWEVDAAEFISLERARRLLHPDQVPFLDRLEACLAGRPERPPQ; this comes from the coding sequence ATGAAACAGTCGGCCGGTACGCTCCTCTACCGGCGCGGGAAGGAGGGTCTGGAAGTTCTTCTCGTCCACCCTTCGGGAGCCTACAACCGCAACGCCCCCTGGAGCATTCCGAAGGGCGTTCCCGACGAGGGGGAGACGCTCGAGGAGGCCGCCCGGCGGGAAACGTTCGAGGAAACCGGCGTCCGGGCGGCGGGGACTCTGACGCCCCTGGGTCACGTCGATTACGCAAAGTCGCGCAAGCGGATCTTCGCCTTCGCGGCGGAGGCTCCCCCGGACGCCGCCCCGCGGCCCGCCTCCTGGGAGGTCGACGCCGCGGAGTTCATCAGCCTCGAGCGGGCCCGCCGGCTTCTCCACCCCGATCAGGTGCCGTTTCTCGACCGGCTCGAGGCGTGCTTGGCCGGTCGTCCGGAGCGCCCGCCTCAGTAG
- a CDS encoding transporter, producing the protein MKGAAWAMALLAGAAPALAQEGSLDVLDGETLYEGGGLFTLGHEFERREGLRRGRDRVSDPLERRLDSHTAAFGAHYGLRYNVQLSAIVPYVHRALTLENPAGPDRVSEEGLGDAALVVKWRYLRLDDVGRATNFALLAGLELPTGDDDPPSGAPVQREDFQIGSGSWDPSLGAAVTHEPGRWRFNAAVLYQRNGQGTRDFKVGDELFAELAAGNRFWLEPYPGPFMRFDALLRYRHAWKARQDGDAVDDSGGDVLTAGATLAFRPRPTLDFQIFLEVPIYQSLEGTQLEEDWSVFFAFGLRI; encoded by the coding sequence GTGAAGGGGGCCGCCTGGGCGATGGCGCTTCTGGCGGGGGCGGCGCCCGCGCTCGCCCAGGAAGGCTCGCTCGACGTCCTGGACGGCGAGACTCTCTACGAGGGCGGAGGGCTCTTCACCCTGGGCCACGAGTTCGAGCGCCGCGAAGGTCTCCGGCGCGGCCGCGACCGCGTTTCCGACCCCCTCGAACGGCGGCTCGACAGCCATACCGCCGCCTTCGGGGCGCACTACGGACTGCGCTACAACGTTCAACTCTCGGCGATCGTCCCGTACGTCCATCGGGCCTTGACCCTCGAAAATCCCGCCGGTCCGGATCGCGTATCGGAAGAAGGCTTGGGCGACGCCGCCCTGGTCGTCAAGTGGCGTTACCTGCGCCTCGACGACGTCGGCCGGGCGACGAACTTCGCGCTTCTGGCGGGACTCGAGCTTCCCACCGGAGATGACGATCCGCCCTCCGGCGCGCCCGTGCAGCGGGAGGATTTCCAGATCGGATCGGGTTCCTGGGATCCCTCGCTCGGCGCGGCCGTCACCCACGAGCCGGGCCGCTGGCGGTTCAACGCTGCGGTTCTCTACCAGCGCAACGGGCAGGGAACGCGCGACTTCAAGGTCGGGGACGAGCTTTTCGCGGAATTGGCGGCCGGAAACCGCTTCTGGCTGGAACCGTATCCGGGACCCTTCATGCGCTTCGATGCGCTTCTGCGCTACCGGCATGCCTGGAAGGCGCGGCAGGACGGCGACGCCGTGGATGATTCCGGAGGCGATGTGCTCACCGCGGGCGCCACGCTCGCCTTCCGGCCCCGACCCACGCTGGACTTCCAGATTTTCCTCGAAGTTCCGATCTATCAGTCTCTGGAGGGGACTCAGCTCGAGGAAGACTGGTCGGTTTTCTTCGCCTTCGGACTGCGAATCTGA
- a CDS encoding DUF1552 domain-containing protein yields MKLYRSRREFLRDLGVGAAAAPFLMGLPSLGWTASAAGPRRRLIVVFSPNGVVPSTFWPDEEGESFTLKESLAPLEPFKKRLLVLRGVCNRVRGDGDSHMRGIGCLLTGVELFPGNIQGGSHTPAGWAKGISIDQEIKNFLQADPATRTRFGSLEFGVGVPDRADTWTRMVYAGPNKPIAPIDDPYQMLRKLYGRLQDRELLGSVLDDVREDLDRVKSRLSSEDRRILEEHSTFVREAERQLQEDASARSVPPPPALEPGVRDENDNIPKLSRMQIDLLVHSLSADFARVATLQYTNSVGQSRMRWIGVNEGHHDLSHKPDGDVESQAKLTKINRWFAEQVAYLVRRLSETPEPGGEGTMLDHTLVVWTNELGKGDTHTLDNIPFVLVGEGLGFRMGRSLKYPKLPHNRLLLSLAHGFGHRIERFGNPSLCEGGPLPDLV; encoded by the coding sequence ATGAAGCTCTATCGCAGCCGGCGGGAGTTCCTGAGGGATCTCGGCGTGGGCGCCGCCGCGGCGCCGTTCCTGATGGGGCTGCCGAGCCTCGGCTGGACGGCGTCCGCTGCGGGGCCGCGCCGGCGACTGATCGTCGTGTTCAGCCCCAACGGAGTCGTTCCGTCCACGTTCTGGCCCGACGAGGAGGGAGAGTCCTTCACCCTGAAGGAGAGCCTGGCTCCGCTGGAGCCTTTCAAGAAGCGCCTTCTCGTCCTGCGCGGGGTGTGCAACCGCGTTCGGGGCGACGGCGACAGCCACATGCGCGGGATCGGGTGCCTTCTGACGGGCGTGGAGCTTTTTCCGGGTAACATCCAGGGCGGCTCCCATACGCCGGCCGGCTGGGCCAAGGGCATCTCGATCGATCAGGAGATCAAGAATTTCCTCCAGGCCGACCCGGCCACGCGCACCCGGTTCGGATCCCTCGAGTTCGGGGTGGGGGTGCCGGACCGGGCGGACACGTGGACGCGCATGGTCTACGCCGGCCCCAACAAACCCATCGCGCCCATCGACGATCCCTATCAGATGCTCCGAAAGCTCTACGGGCGCCTTCAGGACCGGGAACTTCTGGGAAGCGTCCTTGACGACGTGCGCGAAGACCTCGACCGGGTGAAATCCCGCCTGAGCTCCGAAGACCGGCGAATCCTCGAAGAACACTCGACCTTCGTGCGGGAGGCCGAACGGCAGCTCCAGGAGGACGCCTCGGCCAGGTCCGTCCCGCCGCCGCCCGCTCTGGAGCCGGGAGTGCGGGACGAAAACGACAACATTCCCAAGCTCAGTCGCATGCAGATCGATCTCCTCGTGCACAGCCTGTCGGCCGACTTCGCGCGCGTGGCCACGCTGCAGTACACGAACTCGGTGGGTCAGTCCCGCATGCGCTGGATCGGCGTCAATGAGGGACACCACGACCTGTCCCACAAGCCCGATGGGGATGTGGAGTCCCAGGCCAAGCTCACCAAGATCAACCGGTGGTTCGCCGAGCAGGTGGCCTACCTCGTCCGCCGGCTTTCCGAGACGCCGGAGCCCGGCGGCGAGGGGACGATGCTCGATCACACGCTCGTGGTCTGGACGAACGAGCTCGGGAAGGGCGACACCCACACGCTCGACAACATTCCGTTCGTCCTCGTGGGCGAAGGACTGGGCTTCCGGATGGGCCGGTCGCTCAAGTATCCGAAGCTGCCGCACAACCGGCTGCTCCTGTCCCTGGCGCACGGGTTCGGACACCGGATCGAGAGGTTCGGCAATCCCTCTCTCTGCGAGGGCGGGCCGCTGCCGGATCTCGTCTGA
- a CDS encoding phosphoribosyltransferase family protein — MPFKNRAEAARRLADRLSVWKGRNPLVLGVPRGGVLMAAPIADALGGDLDVILVRKLRAPGAPELALGAVTESGEVVFSDPRIPEWVDPEYLRAETEEALRTIAERRALYTPHRPPVSPAGRIVIVVDDGIATGATMAAALRALSGAGAARRIVAAGVAPPDTAQELAGLADELAILETPDDFAAVSQFYCEFPQVSDAEVVEVLRSRGVRAGAA, encoded by the coding sequence ATGCCGTTCAAGAATCGCGCCGAAGCGGCCCGGCGACTGGCCGACAGGCTTTCCGTCTGGAAAGGCCGGAATCCCCTGGTCCTGGGGGTGCCCCGAGGCGGAGTCCTCATGGCCGCTCCGATCGCGGACGCCCTGGGAGGCGACCTGGACGTGATCCTCGTCCGAAAGCTGCGCGCTCCAGGGGCTCCGGAGTTGGCGCTCGGCGCAGTGACGGAATCGGGCGAGGTCGTCTTTTCGGATCCGCGGATTCCGGAGTGGGTGGATCCCGAATACCTTCGCGCCGAGACCGAGGAGGCGCTCCGGACGATCGCGGAGCGCCGGGCGCTCTATACTCCGCACCGGCCGCCCGTGAGTCCGGCCGGGCGGATCGTCATCGTGGTGGACGACGGGATCGCCACGGGGGCCACCATGGCGGCGGCGCTTCGGGCGCTTTCCGGGGCCGGGGCGGCGCGGCGCATCGTGGCGGCGGGCGTGGCGCCTCCGGACACGGCCCAGGAGCTGGCGGGCCTGGCCGACGAACTGGCGATCCTCGAGACTCCGGACGATTTCGCGGCGGTGTCGCAGTTCTATTGCGAATTCCCGCAGGTCTCCGACGCCGAGGTCGTGGAAGTCCTGCGAAGCCGGGGGGTCCGCGCCGGCGCGGCGTAA
- a CDS encoding bifunctional DNA primase/polymerase: MDVSPCPWEAARDYVSRGLWIVAIQWTLPGGRCSCGEPGCLTPGKHLRSPWATLRGDVLAEWRLRWPRANVGLLTGRRNGFVVIDVDPAEGGVATLRRLERRFGLLPEGPEVRTGGGGRHLYFRHPGGTLPSRNDWHPGLDLRGDRGYVVAPPSRHRTGRRYAWVRPLGDRPPPPLPFRWLDLWAERRVR, encoded by the coding sequence ATGGACGTATCGCCCTGCCCGTGGGAGGCCGCCCGCGATTACGTCTCCCGGGGTCTCTGGATCGTGGCGATCCAATGGACCCTTCCGGGCGGCCGGTGCAGCTGCGGAGAACCAGGGTGCCTGACGCCGGGCAAACACCTCCGCAGCCCCTGGGCCACTCTGAGGGGGGACGTCCTCGCCGAATGGAGGCTCCGATGGCCGCGGGCCAACGTGGGACTCCTCACGGGGCGCCGCAACGGCTTCGTGGTAATCGATGTCGATCCCGCCGAAGGGGGCGTCGCGACGCTCCGCCGGCTGGAACGCCGGTTCGGTCTCCTCCCGGAGGGCCCCGAAGTGCGCACCGGCGGCGGCGGGAGGCACCTCTACTTCCGGCATCCCGGCGGGACGCTCCCTTCACGGAACGACTGGCATCCCGGCCTGGACCTGCGCGGGGATCGGGGATACGTGGTGGCGCCGCCGTCGCGCCACCGCACCGGTCGCCGCTACGCCTGGGTCCGTCCCCTGGGCGACCGGCCGCCTCCGCCGCTGCCCTTCCGATGGCTGGACCTCTGGGCCGAACGCCGGGTACGATAG
- a CDS encoding DUF1592 domain-containing protein — protein sequence MESIASTLAAAIVAAALGPAAASLQERTGEQIYRTLCVSCHGPEGEGTPDYPDPLTGRRSLENLVRYIDKNMPEGAPEKCVGEDARKVAEYIYGAFYSREAQARRRQPKIELARLTVGQYRNALADLLAVPTASGPWDERRGLRAEYFNSGRRLRDDRRVLDRVDRTVRFSFGSSSPADRVSGEEYAIRWSGGLFAPDTGEYEFVVETDNGVRLWVNASDPPLIDAWVRSGTDLRHKETIFLLGGRVYPIRLEFFKSKQDKTASVTLKWKRPHRVEEVIPERHLSPARFAEVFVVRAPFPPDDRSMGYERSTSISKAWEEATTEGALEAASYVLSRLPALSGVSSESPEARGRLREWARRFVERAFRRPLSDEDRQAFVDRFFEGNADPEAAVKRVVLLALKSPRFLYQDLDPAQSDAYDVASRIAFGLWDSLPDAPLLDAARKGALSSPEEVQRQIDRMLPDPRTRAKVRAFFHQWMKLDRLHDLGKDPKRYPDFTPEVISDLRTSLDLFVEEIVWGETPDFRQLLLADYAYMNGRLAAFYGASLPAESPFQKVTLPKERYAGIVTHPLLMAGFAYQDTSSPIHRGLFVAKSLLGKRLRPPQEAVTPLSAELHPNLTTRERVALQTRPENCQSCHRVINPLGFALEHYDAVGRFRTEENGRPIDASGGYADGDGEAVTFRGGRELAEFLAKCEETHAAFVEHLFHFFIRQPIRAHGVDRLETLRKEFAASGFDLRKLVGRVVATSALHGNRTTAKGKTP from the coding sequence ATGGAAAGCATCGCTTCGACTTTGGCGGCCGCGATCGTGGCCGCCGCTCTGGGACCTGCCGCCGCATCGCTTCAGGAACGAACCGGCGAGCAGATCTACCGGACCCTCTGCGTGTCCTGCCACGGCCCCGAAGGGGAAGGCACTCCGGACTACCCGGACCCTCTCACGGGACGCCGGTCGCTGGAGAATCTCGTCCGCTACATCGACAAGAACATGCCGGAGGGGGCGCCCGAGAAGTGCGTGGGGGAGGATGCCCGCAAGGTCGCCGAATACATCTACGGCGCCTTCTATTCCCGCGAGGCGCAGGCCCGCCGGCGGCAGCCCAAGATCGAGCTGGCGCGCCTGACGGTGGGACAGTACCGCAACGCGCTGGCCGATCTTCTGGCCGTTCCGACCGCTTCCGGCCCGTGGGATGAGCGCCGGGGGCTTCGCGCCGAATACTTCAACAGCGGCCGGCGCCTCCGGGACGATCGCCGCGTCCTGGATCGCGTGGACCGCACCGTGCGGTTCTCCTTCGGATCTTCCAGCCCCGCCGACCGGGTCAGCGGCGAGGAGTACGCGATCCGCTGGAGCGGGGGGCTTTTCGCTCCCGACACGGGCGAATACGAGTTCGTCGTCGAAACGGACAACGGCGTGCGCCTCTGGGTCAACGCTTCCGATCCTCCCTTGATCGACGCCTGGGTTCGCTCGGGAACCGATCTTCGCCACAAAGAGACGATTTTCCTCCTGGGCGGCCGCGTCTATCCGATCCGCCTGGAGTTTTTCAAAAGCAAGCAGGACAAGACCGCGTCCGTCACGCTCAAGTGGAAGCGCCCGCATCGGGTCGAGGAAGTGATCCCTGAACGCCATCTCTCCCCGGCCCGGTTCGCGGAAGTGTTCGTGGTGCGCGCTCCGTTCCCGCCGGACGACCGCAGCATGGGTTACGAGCGGAGCACCTCCATTTCCAAGGCATGGGAGGAGGCGACGACGGAAGGAGCCCTCGAGGCGGCGTCCTACGTGCTCTCCCGCCTTCCGGCGCTTTCGGGAGTCTCTTCCGAGTCGCCGGAGGCGCGCGGGCGGCTGCGCGAATGGGCGCGGCGCTTCGTGGAGCGGGCGTTCCGTCGGCCGCTCTCGGACGAAGATCGCCAGGCCTTCGTGGACCGCTTCTTCGAGGGGAACGCCGATCCGGAAGCGGCCGTCAAGCGCGTCGTGCTTCTGGCTCTCAAGTCGCCGCGCTTCCTCTATCAGGACCTCGACCCGGCCCAGTCGGACGCGTATGACGTGGCCTCCCGGATCGCGTTCGGCCTGTGGGATTCGCTGCCGGACGCGCCGCTCCTGGACGCGGCGCGGAAGGGCGCGCTCTCCTCACCCGAGGAAGTCCAGCGGCAGATCGACAGGATGCTGCCCGACCCGCGGACGCGGGCCAAGGTTCGGGCCTTCTTCCATCAGTGGATGAAGCTCGACCGCCTGCACGATCTCGGAAAGGATCCGAAGCGGTATCCCGACTTCACGCCCGAAGTCATCTCCGACCTTCGGACGTCGCTGGATCTTTTCGTGGAAGAGATCGTCTGGGGCGAGACGCCGGACTTCCGGCAGCTTCTGCTGGCCGATTACGCTTACATGAACGGCCGCCTGGCCGCGTTCTACGGCGCAAGCCTTCCGGCGGAAAGTCCGTTCCAGAAGGTGACGCTGCCCAAGGAGCGTTACGCGGGCATCGTGACCCATCCGCTCCTTATGGCCGGCTTCGCCTACCAGGATACGAGCTCCCCCATTCACCGGGGACTCTTTGTCGCCAAGAGCCTCCTGGGCAAGCGGCTCCGCCCGCCCCAGGAAGCGGTGACGCCGCTCAGCGCCGAGCTTCACCCGAATCTCACGACCCGCGAGAGGGTGGCGCTGCAGACCCGCCCCGAAAACTGCCAGTCCTGCCACCGAGTCATCAATCCCCTGGGCTTCGCCTTGGAGCATTACGACGCCGTGGGCCGCTTCCGGACCGAGGAGAACGGGCGTCCGATCGACGCCTCGGGAGGCTACGCGGACGGCGACGGCGAAGCCGTGACCTTCCGGGGCGGGAGGGAGCTGGCGGAGTTTCTGGCCAAGTGCGAGGAAACGCACGCCGCGTTCGTCGAACATCTCTTTCACTTCTTCATCCGCCAGCCGATCCGGGCGCACGGCGTGGACCGCCTGGAGACGCTCCGCAAAGAATTCGCCGCTTCCGGGTTCGATCTCCGGAAGCTCGTGGGCCGCGTGGTGGCCACGTCGGCGTTGCACGGAAACAGAACCACAGCCAAGGGGAAGACGCCATGA